A genomic segment from Pseudomonas sp. S09G 359 encodes:
- a CDS encoding Rnf-Nqr domain containing protein, giving the protein MSRPSGLANSLMLVPLLGVTDTLPGALGFFCLSALIVALYAAVMLTVRARLGAPARLTASLILAAALVSSAQVLLQAFALPLSLQWGVYLALISVQCVVLEYSGFFNAGQGKAQLRLFGLFGALLMIMGLLRATTVTTLMPAGFILLGLLLTGFQAWTHYSKSR; this is encoded by the coding sequence ATGAGTAGACCGTCTGGCCTGGCCAACTCGCTGATGCTCGTACCGCTGCTAGGGGTTACGGATACGCTGCCAGGGGCGTTGGGGTTCTTCTGCCTCTCTGCGTTGATCGTGGCGCTGTACGCAGCGGTGATGCTCACTGTGCGTGCGCGCCTGGGCGCCCCCGCGCGATTGACCGCCAGCCTGATACTGGCGGCTGCCTTGGTCAGCAGCGCGCAAGTGCTGCTGCAGGCGTTCGCCCTGCCTTTGTCTCTGCAATGGGGCGTCTACCTCGCGCTGATCAGCGTGCAGTGCGTGGTGCTGGAATATTCGGGCTTTTTCAATGCCGGCCAGGGCAAGGCCCAATTGCGCCTGTTCGGCCTGTTTGGCGCCTTGCTGATGATCATGGGGTTGTTACGCGCCACTACCGTCACCACATTGATGCCGGCCGGGTTTATCCTGCTTGGGCTATTGCTCACAGGGTTCCAAGCCTGGACCCATTATTCGAAATCACGCTGA